The window GGAGTTTTACTTCCCTTGGCTAAGttggaattttaaatttatagatAATCTATCTACAATGGGACATGTTGCCGCACCAGAGATATTCCCTATTTttgatcccccagaaaattttcgTTGctaggttttaatgcagattgatggagaatctatccacaaatcgtttaaggtgtcccgcttgagaatcggatgattattgccGAAGATGTAGTTTTCGCAGTGGGGCATATTGCCGCTCCAGGGATGTTGatgatttttgaaggggatccctcagaaaattttacaaaaaatcgtaaaaaaaaaattcgttgctaggttttgatgcagattgatggagaatctatccacaattcgtttaaggtatcccgttTGAGAATTGGATGATTATTGGAGAAGATATAGCTTTCGCAGTGGGGCATATTGCCGCTTCAGGGATGTTGatgatttttgaaggggatcccccagaaaattttacaaaaaatctataaaaaaattcgttgctaggttttgatgcagattgatggagaatctatctacaattcgtttaaggcATCCcgtttgagaatcggatgattattggcgaagatatagctTTCGCAGTGGGGCATATTGCCGCTTCAGGGATGTTGACTACTTTTGAAAgagatcccccagaaaattgtacaaaaaatctttaaaaaaatgttttgctAGGTTTTGATGCGGATAATTATTAACGAAGACATACATAGCTTTCGAAGTGGGGCGTATTGCGGATTCAGGGATATTCGAATAAGCGTTTGGCAATAATAAGCAAAATCTGTACTTTAAACAATATCCTGTTCTTAGTCGCATAATTTTTGGTGACCCGGTTATTCCCCGATTGCACTGCTAACCTTCGCCATTGTCCCTGACCAGAGACAATGGACTGACCTACTCCAGctggccgggccgggccggtgGAGCCACATTTTTAAAGCACATCAGTTATGATGGTAATAACCGTACTCGCTCCGCCGTGTGCTCGGTGTAATGTGCCCACTCATCGTTGGCACGTTTTTAATTTCTTACTTTtgggcattttttttttggtttctctGCTTCCCGTGGCCTGACGCATAACGAGTTTACTGCCGAGATTCCGATGCCCCAACAGTGGAGTGGAGTTTCAAGCCAGGCCAGGCCCCAAGCTCGTCCAATTGCTCCACATCAGCTGGTGGCCGTAAAGATGCCGCCACCTCTCGAATGCgaacaataataatttttaataaacacaTTACATGGCGCAAAGCAGACGAAACAATTCGCAATTTTGTTTAAATGGGAGGTGGAGGGTAAATGTTGGGTAAATGTGAACTGGCAAGGGGAAATCCTACATATTACACAAAGTCTCGGCCACTGACTGTATCAGCCCACAAGATTTTGTTGTTTCCTCTTTTTGGCTTTATGGCTAGTTTGGTCTTAGCCATAATTAACGAATTAAAGAAATTCAGCAGCATGGCTTAATTATCGTTCCCAAAATGACCCTCGCCTAGCATCCAAATTGTTGTTTATCCATAAATTCTCTTTGGTGGCCGATAGCCATCCCAGATAGTTTCTTGTGCCACCGTAAATGGCTGGGGTCAGGTTTTTGGGTTTGATTGGGAAAATTTgcatataatttttttggtgATTTACAGAGAACATAATTTATCATCTCTGCCGTTTTAGGGCATCGATGAGGGGGAAGAATAAACACAGGCTTTGAAATCCCAATATGTTTGCCCAATGCGCAGTAAATATACGCACTTTGCTGTTGACACTGCCGCATTACACCTGCCCAAGACAAATAAATTATTGGCTTACTTTTGGGCTTTTTTACTCGGAGTACTCGGATTGCGTCAATGTTGTTAATCATAATTGCACAAGACAATGTCGCTGCTCTTGAGCCGAGCTCGGAGGCTATTGTTACGTATGCCAATTAGTGTAATTGCAGGAGAACGGTTAACTGGGGCTGTTCTGGCCAATTTGTACCTACCTGTGGTCCGATTAGATTTGATTTGACTCCAAATATCGTATTTCCGTTTACTTTTTTGAACGAAACTCGCGAGTCTTTGGCAAATACGTCTGATACGGGCAAAGGTTTAAAGTAGAATCAGCCAAACAGCAGAGTTTAAACTTGGCTTAGAGCAAAATATTGACAATCGgttggaacaaccatttttaATCAAACTTATAAGCTAACCATTCCTTTGGAAATAGTTTGATTTTTGATAGGAAATAGTTAATAGAGCCCACCTATTGTAACGTAATTATTCttattttactaaaaaatatcttatatttAAAGAATACAATGAatacttttaaattaaattattttataaaataatgtttttttgaATTCGATATACCCCTATTTTTAGCGCCACCATTGCCTATCGGTTTGTGTCTAGGTTATCGCTGGACAGGTCACACTGGAAATAGGCGGAATATTTGAAAGAAACattatttcattatatttAAGCAATTACTAAACTGtttcattttaataaattagaTTCTTTGAAACCAAAGTAATTTCGCTTACGCTAAACATAAAGTTTTTAGCCATTTATTAGTTTTTCGTACATTTAGTTtccaaattaaatcatttaaaaatagaGTTTGATTTACAAAAACTAGaagctaaataaaaaaaccgcGATAAGTTCTCCGCGGCACTCATAATGagatgctttttttttgctgggCGACGCAATGAACAATTTCAAATTATTGCCTTAATATGATCTGCAAAGTTATTCGGGAGCTACTTAAACAAGAATTAGTACGTAGatattatattaaatgaaTAAGCCGGCATGAAtgtgtatgggtgtgtgtCCGCCTTCCGCCGTCTCCTTTTTTTGGCGAGTGGCTAGTGGGAGGGAGTGTCTGTGTTCATTGAGGACATTACCGGATAGTACCTAAATTATCATTACGGGTTTTATCGCTTATCTACTGCAGATATAGCCTATGATAATCATTGGCGCCAAAGGCGCAGTTGCATTTGGGACACTTCCGCTGGCGCGTTTCGTACCGCGTTCGCAGGCAGTCGTAGCAGAAGACGTGGAAGCACTTTGACAACACTGCGTCCTTCCGCTTCACCTTGCACGAGGGACATGTGAGCGTCTCCTTATACTCTCGGATCTCCTCTATCATTACTTCGTCAATAGTGGTGCCGGACATCTCCATCTTCTTCATCCGTTCCGCCTTCCGCTTGAACTGCGCCAGCTCTTCCTGCAGCCGCTTGGTTTTGTAGGCTTCTGCCTCCAACGAACTAGTTTTCTCGGCCACCACTTGTTGCGCCTCCTTCATCTGGGCATGGTATTTCTCCAGATGCAGCTTTAGATCTGCCGCCGACTGTGCCGATTCAATCGCCTTCCGTTTGTGCATCTCCATCGCCTGTTGCCGCAGCATCAGCTCCTTCTCGATCGAAGCCACAGTGGCCTGAAGGCTCCGCTCCTTTTCTTCCAGTTTTCGTAGCACAATGTGCATGGCTTCGATCTGTGTCGTAGCCGTTGCCATCTGGTCCTCCAGCACAGTTTTCTCTTCTCGCAGCAGCTTGTGCAGTTGGTTAGCCTTGATCCGCTCTGACATCAGCTTAAAGTTCGCGTCGTCCTTTTCCCGTAGCTGCTGTATTAGACGCGAGTTCTGCTCCTGCATGTCCTCAAACGCTTGGCCGGTTACCTCCATTTCGTTGAGAAGCGCCTCCTCCTCGTGGGAGCCTACAAAGGGTCTTGTATAGTTCGCACCACCTGGAGCACCAGCGCCCCACGCATTGTCCGATGGCTTGTGGTTCGCCATCTGCTTCTGTAGCTCGTATTTctgctcctccagctgctTGATCTTTCGTAGCGCTTCCTCGTCTGCCAACTTTTTTCGCTCCTCGCGTTTGCTCTCCTGGAGTTTCTTCAGCTGCTGGCGTAGTTCCTCGATCTCGGAACGTAGTTTCTTTTCCGTTGCCATTAGCTGAACCTTGTCGCGTTGGTCCTTGGAGACACCTTTGTACATGTCCAGCAGTAGTTTCATTTCCTTCTGGTCATTTAACGCTTTCCTAAAAAACCAAGCAGTGTCgattaaaattaattctcttataatattcaaaatacTTACTTTAATTGTGCTTTCAGATCCCGCACCGTTTCACTCTCCACAGTCTTAACATCCTTGGCTTTTACACCGTCCTTTGAATCCTTTTCGCTCTTCACTCCCCCGCCCGAACTGGAATTTGTGGCATTTGCAGCATTTCCTGGTCCTGGCGAGTCCTTTTTCTCGGTTGCACCGGAGTCTCCAGAACTGAGTTTTTCCTGTTTGATACCATCTTTAACATCCTTGCTAGCTTCGTCATCCGCATCATCGTCGGCAGACCCAGAATTCTCCTCTTTAATGGCGAGATTGGCATCACTGCCGGAATTCGTTTGGTTGGATTGGCTGGATGCGGAGGCGTTGTTGGAATTCTCCTCCTTCACGCTAGTGGCATTCTCCTGCTTGATCTCGTCGGCAGCAGACCCTGTCGCCGACTGCAACTTGTTGCCCTCGAGCGTGGCCAGAGCATCGTCCAGCTCCTTGCGCAACTTAACGTTGTCGGTAGAGGTGTCTTTATACTTCCGCTTATAGCGCTGCACCTCGCCTTTTAGCTGTCCGTTGTGGTTCTGCAGCGAGGTGATCAGGTGTCGCATCTCACGGTTAATGGGCGCTGTCTGCTCGTTTGCCGCCATGTTCTGTTCGAACTCTATCCTCAACGCTTCGTACTCCTTCCTAATAAGCGCCAGGACGTCCTCCATTTGAATCATTTCGCTGCGTACCTTCTTCTGAGCTATCAGCTCCTCGCTCTCCATTACCTCAATCTGTCTCAGGTGCTGGTTCTTACTCGTCTGCAACTGGTTTCGGGTCTCGTCCAGCATCGTTTTGATTTGCATGGACTCGTTATAGAGCACGGAGAATTGGCTCTGCAAGCACTTGTACTCCGTCGTCTCCACAATCACCGACTCTGGTAGTTGCCGTATctgcaattaaaataaatattagtgTTTTGGTAGAAATAGTTCTTCATATACTGAAGTGTAATAGATTTCTCTCCAATATAGTTCATCAGTTATGCATCCAATCGCCTTGAATCGCCCCTCCTTCTAAAACTTACATCCATTTTGAGTTTCTCCACCTCTTTTAGGGTTTCGCGGTGCGTGGCGTGTAGTTTGTCCAGCTCTTGTAACCGATTGTTGGCCAGTTCCCGGTACTCTTCCAGCTCCTTCTGCAACTCCTCCAAATGCTGGCTATTGACGTTTGTAGTTGCGTTGCCAGAGCCCGTCGAAGTAGGAGTTTTGGCGCTGTTGCTACTCTTATTGGGATCTCCGTAGATTTGATGGTAGGCCTTTAGCTTTTCAATTGCTTCGGCCAGATGGTTTTCAAGCTTGTCGTTTCGGCAATGGATCTTCTCCAGGTCGTATTGGAGCTCGTCGATCTGGTTCTTCAGCTCGGCATTCTCCGTCTCCTTAGCAGTGTGGGCGTCCTGGTACTCCTTCATCTTCAGCGACATGGTGTGGAACTTTTCGTGCAGCGATGTGTTTAGATTCTGTAGCTTGTGGTTTTCGCTCATGATTTCAATGTGGGTCTGCTTGAGTGTTTCCTCCAGGGCTTGCACCGCGATGCTTGCTGTATTTGCCGCCTCGGCATCCCCGCTGgactgctgctgctcttcGTCAGTTGCTCCCGAACCGGCACCCGCCAAACTATCACCTTTCAATACATGAGTTATCTTCTCGTTGCGTTGCATTAACCTATCAATAACCTGCACGATCTTGGCCACCGCCCGCTTCGACACCTGCACGCGGTTGGCCAGCTTCTCGTCCAGCTCCTCCTTGTCCCATGTGGACAGCTGAGCCAGAAACGACGTAGTGACCTCGTTTTCGTTTCGGTTTTCCAGCTCATCCGCCGTCTCGGCGTCGAATCGCTGCAGCAGGACACGGATGTCTTCGTTCAACTGGTTCCAGTATCGATTAACAACATTCAGCACGGCATCGTCCTGCGTCTGCCGCTTCTCCAGCTGCTCGATCCGGTGCCGCAGCTCCGCCTCCGTTCGCATTCGCTGCTCGATACGCTGAGCCAGTTTCTTGTTTTGAAACTCCAGCACCTTGATGTCCATCTCCTCCAGCGTGGACACTGGCCCAATTAGGTGCGGCTCAAAGTGAACCTTCTTTATGGGGGGCTGGCCGGCCGCAGCTGCCGCTACCGCCAAGCAGCTGCTTCCTCCCACGCCGCCACCGCTGGCGCCGCTGGCGTCCTCGGCGCTGCGTTTTGACATCTCTGCACTGTAGAAGATACAAATAAAGTTAAAGTGAAtgtaaattatgaaaaataagaACCCCTCGCATTTATTGATTTGCCATTCGTGGCTGTACTCCATTTTTATCGTGTGCGGTGGCAGAGGTTGCTGCGGATGCGGCATTTTAACGCGTCCTCTGACGCCGACCCTCGTCTTGGGTGCCTGGAATAGATGGTGGGGCAATACACTTACCTTAATCTCAGGGTTTTACACTTTTAGCTTAACATTAATAAAGattttctgtgggttttctaCGTTTTGTCAGGCTTCATTAGTGTGCCCAAAGTTTTTTCATGTGATCGCGCCAAAACGCGTCTCCAACAGCCGGAAAAATGCCAGTGCTGTAAAAGAATACATTtttcccatgcactttcctcgtttcaataatttttaatgaattctGAACTTTATCTGTATAatctatttatatttaatatgcCTTCAATAAACTAATAGTAGCCAAAGGAATCGTGCAAATTGTCACAAGTTTTCTATCATTTTTTTCCTATTGAAATTTTGGCGTTGCCATACcataaaaaaataccaaagtttCTTAAACTCACCCgttaaattcaaaattatgGCGAGCTTGATAAAAGTAACAGAAAATCTTCAAAGCTAAAAGATAACAAATCCTATCActccaataaaataaacatgtaCATCTTGGTAACTGGAAATCGAAAGtgaatttcaatttattaagtAATTTGGGATCGAACACGAAATGCACATACATGCTGCATctaatttgattaattgtgGCTGACTGCGTGCAGGACGCGAGTGTGACTGCAACTACTGGTGCGAATCTGGGACTGGTACTGGAAatggtactggtactggtgGAGCCGATCTGCTGGCCTAGAAAGTCTGATATTTGAGGGCCTGACGCAGTGTCATGCAGTCGACTTCATCGATTTTGCAGGTATTTGCCTTAATGTTAATCTCCTCCTCCTGCATCACCTGGACGTGCATCAGGTAGCGCATGGAGGCCTTGTTCTCGTTCAGCTTCTGGTTCAATTTGCAGACCGAGGCCTTCAGAGCCTGCAGCTCGTTGTACAGCGCATCCTGAACCATATCGCAGGTTAGCTCCAATCCGGGACGGTGGGCGCGGTTGCTGAGCCGAGTCTGGCAGAGGGTGATTGCCCTCTGCTTGTCCATCATCTCCTTCTCCAGCTCCGTCATGTTGCGCTGCACCTGGTGGATGTGGTCCATGGTGTCCTTGTGTTTGTTCTCCAGGCACTGCTTCACGTGCTTCGTCTCGGCGATGCGCCGTTCAAAGGACTCGTTGGTTCGATCCGTCTGATTCTGCATATCCTCGCACACCTGCTTCAGGAGCAGGTCGATGTAGGCTCGGAGCTGCCCGGCGGATACCAGAGCCTTGGCATTTGCCTCCAGATTCTCGTACGTCTGCGCCTGCCACTCAGTCAGAGAGAATTGGCTGGGGGAGGTGGTATTGGAGAGGAAAATAGGTAAAAGTCAAGGAGTCATGGAAACCAGTGTCCCAATTGGGGGTGGGTCGATTGAGGAGGCCGATAGGTAATCCGTGCATGTATGCCAGGCTATGTGTATTGTCTTGGAACCATTAAGCTTATTTTAGACAGACTGACCTTCCACAATCGACCCACCTCCACTTTATGGAATTTGAAGACCTACCAGTGCTGCTTGGAGAGATCCTGGCCCTTGCCCAAGTCGTGCTGGAAATCCTTCAGCTTCAGATTCTTCTCATCGATGGCCAGCGATTTGTCCTTGGCAGCCAAATCCTGATCCAGGAGATAGATGGCAGCACGAAGCTTTCGAATCTGCTCCTCGGCCTCCTTGAGAGCCGCATCTGCCAATCCCTGACATCCCTTGATCACCTTTAGCTCCCGGCGCAGAGACCTATCCACCTCGTCGTCGCAAAGATCCACACCAATGCGGCCCTCTCGCAGGATTAGGCACTGCTTACATATGGCCAGGGACTTGTCCTTAAGGAACTCGATACAGTTAAGCACCCGATTGCGATAGGTGTTCAGTGCCTCATCCTCCAGAGCGGCTGTCTTCTTTTGGCGATTCAACTCGTCGACCAGAAAGCGGATCTCGCTGGTGCGCTCGCGCATATGATGCTCCACTTCCCGCTGCCAGTTCTTGGTGGTGTCCTTCGTTTCGTCCACCACTCGTCGCGATTCCCTGGACGAAGAATGAAATACGatttgaaattgaaactaaGAATGGTACTATTCCAATTATTATGTAATAAACCTCTCATCTTAGTGATGATTCATTGGATGATAGAACCATATACCATCCCACTTGATACTTACTCCACAATGCGTTCAGCCAACTTCTCCTGGTCACATGTGATGCGAAACTTGATCTTGTTATTATAGTCCCAGTCCTCCTCGGAGTAGCGGGGCGGACATTTGGCCACCGGGCCGAGATGCTTCCCGGCCAGCTGGAGGCCCGTGATGCGGCGCGACTTCAAATTGGGCAACATCTTACCTTCTTGCGTAAGAAatagaaaaaagaaatatatatgtatatggatTTAAGAAATCTGTACACTCGATTGGAAAATGGATTGCCCCCACCTGGCACACTTCTCGAGCCGAGCGGGGCAGCAAATAATGtgtacctggctggctggcggCCTGGCTCGGAATCTCAGTCGGAGTCGGAGGAGCGACGCTGGCGACCTGAGCTCCTTACTAGCTCACTGGCCATCCCCCTCCTGTCCCACGGGCTTCGTTAAATCGATTCATGCTACGGAATTTACGGTTGCCTAGCGGTATTTATTGTTATGTTGCTTATCCCCCGCACCGAATAGCCCCGATAGTTCATATAGTAGTTCCATCCGGCCGTGTGCATGTGCTTGTCCATTGCGCTTGTGCCGTGTGTCACCTGGCAGTCAGTCCAATTGGGCACACGGAGCTCCGGCCGGAGGAGTTCTGCCAGCTGCTCCTGCACCTTGCTCCTTGCGGTCCCGTCTTACGGCATGTTTATAAATAGCTTTATGCCGAGACTTTGGGGTTGGGAGGTGGGGTGTCTCCTTGAGGTCCTGGCTCCTCCTTGATCGATTTATGCTAACATACTTTCGCTTTTGCGCCTTTGCATGAGTGACTGCTTTCgtattttttactttattgcAAAGTTTTTGGCATTAATTATGCTAATCAATGGCAGTTGCGTGTCCAAGTACAAGCGACTAAAAATAAAGAACTGCCAATGATTGGATTCGACATTTGAGCCATCGGTTTGAGAGGGACTGAAGAAAGGGTTGGAGAGCCattgcaaaaaaaaggacattGCAGGAGTAGAAGTTTAACAGGGATTTTAAAGGAAATAGTGGAAAAATCTAAGAGTTAGTAGTCTAATAATCTAAatagttatttatttcttatatttttttattagaatTTATTTGAATCAGGTTAGTTGCTCTCAAACCCTCTTTGGGCCATGGCTTACAGTTGAAGAGCCACTGACAAGCCCCCCTTTTGAAATTTCCCAATAATACTAATCAGCTTAAAAGCTTCCCAAACAAAGCTTTCGAatgagttttgtttttttttgtaaaattaagttttaatATATTACGATGATACACAATTGCCATATACATCTTTTTATCTTTTTATATCCACATAGTCGCACTGAGCTTACAGCTAAATGATAAAAATGTACAATTTAATTAACTAGGATCTCTTGATGTTCGTTCTTGAGGTTACGCTACGgtttatatttcattctttTTGGATTTCCGCGTATCGTGTCGTTTGGCTCCAACGATCTTAT of the Drosophila ananassae strain 14024-0371.13 chromosome 2R, ASM1763931v2, whole genome shotgun sequence genome contains:
- the LOC6493314 gene encoding E3 ubiquitin-protein ligase Bre1 translates to MSKRSAEDASGASGGGVGGSSCLAVAAAAAGQPPIKKVHFEPHLIGPVSTLEEMDIKVLEFQNKKLAQRIEQRMRTEAELRHRIEQLEKRQTQDDAVLNVVNRYWNQLNEDIRVLLQRFDAETADELENRNENEVTTSFLAQLSTWDKEELDEKLANRVQVSKRAVAKIVQVIDRLMQRNEKITHVLKGDSLAGAGSGATDEEQQQSSGDAEAANTASIAVQALEETLKQTHIEIMSENHKLQNLNTSLHEKFHTMSLKMKEYQDAHTAKETENAELKNQIDELQYDLEKIHCRNDKLENHLAEAIEKLKAYHQIYGDPNKSSNSAKTPTSTGSGNATTNVNSQHLEELQKELEEYRELANNRLQELDKLHATHRETLKEVEKLKMDIRQLPESVIVETTEYKCLQSQFSVLYNESMQIKTMLDETRNQLQTSKNQHLRQIEVMESEELIAQKKVRSEMIQMEDVLALIRKEYEALRIEFEQNMAANEQTAPINREMRHLITSLQNHNGQLKGEVQRYKRKYKDTSTDNVKLRKELDDALATLEGNKLQSATGSAADEIKQENATSVKEENSNNASASSQSNQTNSGSDANLAIKEENSGSADDDADDEASKDVKDGIKQEKLSSGDSGATEKKDSPGPGNAANATNSSSGGGVKSEKDSKDGVKAKDVKTVESETVRDLKAQLKKALNDQKEMKLLLDMYKGVSKDQRDKVQLMATEKKLRSEIEELRQQLKKLQESKREERKKLADEEALRKIKQLEEQKYELQKQMANHKPSDNAWGAGAPGGANYTRPFVGSHEEEALLNEMEVTGQAFEDMQEQNSRLIQQLREKDDANFKLMSERIKANQLHKLLREEKTVLEDQMATATTQIEAMHIVLRKLEEKERSLQATVASIEKELMLRQQAMEMHKRKAIESAQSAADLKLHLEKYHAQMKEAQQVVAEKTSSLEAEAYKTKRLQEELAQFKRKAERMKKMEMSGTTIDEVMIEEIREYKETLTCPSCKVKRKDAVLSKCFHVFCYDCLRTRYETRQRKCPKCNCAFGANDYHRLYLQ
- the LOC6493313 gene encoding tektin-1; translation: MLPNLKSRRITGLQLAGKHLGPVAKCPPRYSEEDWDYNNKIKFRITCDQEKLAERIVEESRRVVDETKDTTKNWQREVEHHMRERTSEIRFLVDELNRQKKTAALEDEALNTYRNRVLNCIEFLKDKSLAICKQCLILREGRIGVDLCDDEVDRSLRRELKVIKGCQGLADAALKEAEEQIRKLRAAIYLLDQDLAAKDKSLAIDEKNLKLKDFQHDLGKGQDLSKQHCQFSLTEWQAQTYENLEANAKALVSAGQLRAYIDLLLKQVCEDMQNQTDRTNESFERRIAETKHVKQCLENKHKDTMDHIHQVQRNMTELEKEMMDKQRAITLCQTRLSNRAHRPGLELTCDMVQDALYNELQALKASVCKLNQKLNENKASMRYLMHVQVMQEEEINIKANTCKIDEVDCMTLRQALKYQTF